One window of the Trifolium pratense cultivar HEN17-A07 linkage group LG2, ARS_RC_1.1, whole genome shotgun sequence genome contains the following:
- the LOC123911247 gene encoding protein PHYTOCHROME KINASE SUBSTRATE 1-like, producing MVISATTFTSQNTNNNLRDASFSSYLTNKEPFHLTRKEPFHLGVKKEEDGEIGVFDAEKYFNGVEIDTPIPRVSTIDANKIKYLKDQQQNRNYKVQYGTSSVGSESSVNSQSAFLQSALKTSSSSEISFNKSVVHGKSTSEKIIKHDQDSSNHSVKNKKTENPLAATELMMNKDFPTYKVQLQQVEKPRKKLEVFGSPILDERCNKSLSFDMRLKKPSWEASTKLVEQETEFSTNCDESNYDDDAGSDASSDLFEIESLTGNKTNSFFTRTSTTSHVASGCNSPTCYAPSEASIEWSVITASAVEYSVISDHEDQGSVITIRSPIRTSINSSSNGKHKVNKEISMPKRRPSKFLGCNSQKSVGVAVDAFTTTYEKQSSNQKIVGKSEMLPQMTKFKVESFGARNEQHGYGKPPLRRSHEPHGAQLLYI from the exons ATGGTTATCTCAGCAACCACTTTCACCtctcaaaacaccaacaataaCCTCCGCGATGCTTCTTTCTCTTCTTACTTGACAAACAAGGAACCTTTTCACCTTACCAGAAAGGAACCTTTTCACCTTGGAgtaaagaaagaagaagatggaGAAATTGGTGTTTTTGATGCTGAAAAATACTTCAATGGAGTTGAAATAGATACTCCAATTCCAAGAGTTTCTACCATAGATGCTAATAAAATCAAGTACTTAAAAGACCAACAACAAAATAGAAACTACAAAGTTCAATATGGAACTTCAAGTGTTGGCTCAGAATCAAGTGTTAATAGCCAAAGTGCATTTTTACAAAGTGCTTTGAAAACTTCTTCTTCAA GTGAAATCAGTTTCAACAAAAGTGTAGTTCATGGAAAATCAACCTCAGAAAAGATCATCAAACATGATCAAGATTCTTCTAATCATTCAGTTAAGAATAAGAAAACTGAGAATCCTCTTGCTGCAACAGAACTCATGATGAACAAAGATTTTCCTACTTACAAAGTGCAACTTCAACAAGTAGAGAAACCAAGGAAAAAATTGGAAGTGTTTGGTTCACCAATATTAGATGAAAGATGCAACAAATCTTTAAGCTTTGATATGAGGCTAAAGAAACCATCTTGGGAAGCTAGTACTAAACTTGTGGAACAAGAAACCGAATTTTCTACAAATTGTGATGAAAGTAACTATGATGATGATGCTGGAAGTGATGCAAGTTCAGATTTATTTGAGATTGAAAGCTTAACTGGtaataaaacaaattcattttttactaGAACATCAACAACATCACATGTTGCTTCTGGTTGTAATAGTCCAACATGTTATGCACCAAGTGAAGCAAGCATTGAATGGAGTGTGATAACAGCTAGTGCAGTTGAATATTCCGTGATTTCAGATCATGAAGATCAAGGTTCAGTTATAACTATAAGAAGTCCTATAAGAACATCTATCAATTCATCATCAAATGGTAAACACAAAGTCAACAAAGAGATATCCATGCCAAAGCGGCGTCCGAGTAAGTTTTTAGGTTGTAATAGTCAGAAATCTGTTGGTGTTGCTGTTGATGCTTTTACAACTACATATGAGAAACAAAGTAGTAACCAGAAAATTGTTGGTAAGTCAGAAATGTTACCTCAGATGACAAAGTTTAAGGTTGAAAGTTTTGGTGCAAGAAATGAACAACATGGTTATGGAAAACCACCTCTTAGGAGATCACATGAACCACATGGTGCACAACTTTTGTACATTTAG